In the genome of Microcoleus vaginatus PCC 9802, the window AGACTGTGCTGCAAATATCCTCAATTTCTGCCTTCGCTCATTGCGCGATCGACTGTCTCGATATTTGTTAGTTTAAACAATCACTAAATTATCTCGGTGTACCGCCGTTTCTACGCCTGCATAGCCTAAAATCTCAGCAATTTTCTCGGACTTGCAGCCCTGGATTTGTCTCAATTCTAAACTGCTATAATTCACAAGTCCTCTAGCAATTTGCTTGCCGGCTGCGTCGCACAACTGCACGGAATCATCAGCTTGAAATTCTCCTTCTACTTGAGCAATACCCGCAGCTAAAAGCGATTTTCCGCCGTGGGAAATTGCCTTGACAGCACCCGCATCTAAATATAGTTTTCCTGCCGGAATTAGGACGTTAGCTATCCAGTGTTTGCGAGCGTTTACAGGGCGCGGTTGAGGCTCAAATTGAGTACCGATCGACTCTCCGTTAAGTATTTTCTCGATATTACCAGGAAAGCAGCCGTCAGTGATGACAGTCCGCACTCCCGATGCCGTTGCTATTCTGGCTGCTTCAATTTTTGTCACCATTCCGCCGGTTCCCCAGCCGCTGCGGGAATCTCCTGTTTGCACCTGAAATTCTGTGAGCTGTGCCATACTTTGGACTAGGGTGATCGGCTGCGCGTCGGGATTGCTGCGCGGATCGGCGGAATACAGCCGATCGACATCTGTGAGCACAAACAACCAATCTGCTTCTACCAAACTCGCTACTAGCGCCGAAAGCGTGTCGTTATCGCCAAATTTGAGCTCGTCTACCGCTACTGTATCGTTTTCATTGACGATCGGAATCACGCCCAACCTGAGCAGTTGCTGAAAAGTATTGCAAGCGTTAACATAACCGTTACGCTGCACTAAATCGCCCCTGGTGAGCAATACTTGAGCGATCGGCTGTTGCAGAGTAGTAAACAAGTCATCGTACACCCGCATCAGCCGCCCTTGGCCCACAGCCGCCACAGCCTGTTTTAAAGCAATGTTTCGCGGGCGTTCCGTCAAACCCAAGCGCGCGCAGCCCACCCCAACCGCACCCGAAGAAACCAAAACTACTCGATGGCCTTGCTGCCGCAAATTAGCTAAAATTTCGACCAATGCAGCAATAGTTGAAAGAGCTAAGTTTCCCGTAGTCGAGCGAGTCAGCGTCGAAGTTCCTATTTTAACAACAATAGTTTGAGTCATTTAAATCTTTCTAATTTCTGCTATCAAGAGAAGCCCCCAAAGCTTGAGAAACCCAAACTTCAAAAGAGCGCACCGGATACTTGCGAAGCGCATAGCCAGCATCAACCATGGGTTCCACTAAAATAGTAAACATACCCAAACGATTGCCTGCCAAAACATCAGTAAAAAGTCGATCGCCCACCATCGCCACCTGTTCCACCGGCAAATTCATCGCATTAATAGCCTTTCGCAACTTGCGACGCGACGGCTTAGCCGCACCCGTGATGTAAGGTAGATTCAAAGACTCAGCAATCCGACCGATCCGAGTCTGGCTTAAATTATTACTCGCCAACCACAGCGATACCACCGGTTTAATTTCTTCCACCCACAGGGTGAGTTCAGGAGAAGCATTCATTGCAGTGATGGGAACGAGAGTTTCGTCCACATCCAAAACTAATCCTTTAATATTATATTTCTGAAGAATATCAGCCGTTAACTTCATGACTGAATCGCCGAGAACTAAGTCAGGCTGTAGTATTTTACCCCAAGTCATAATGATTTTAGATTTTAGGTTTTAGATTGAGAAATAAGAAATTGGAAGTTAAAGATTAAAAAAGTAAAAAATCAAAAGTGAATAATTATTGCTTTTGCTTTGTGACTTTTGACTTTTTACTTTTGTATTAGTCATTGCCTATCTATTGAGTCGATCGCAACTGCTGGTCAACTTTAGCAATCGCAGCATCGTGTTCCGCCTGCGTGCGGCTAAAAATGTGAGTGCCGTCGTATCGAGCCATAAAGTACAGGTATTCTGTCTTTTCCGGAGTCAGAGTAGCTTCCAGACTTGCTATTCCCGGAGATGCGATCGGAGTTGGTGGCAGCCCTACATTGATATAAGTATTGTAAGGAGAAGGCGTTTCCACCTGCTTGAAAGTCAAAGGCTTTTCCTTCGTTTGCCTAATGCCGAGGGCGTATTCAACCGTCGGGTCAGAACCCAAGGCCATACCCTTATTCAGACGGTTGTTGAATACCCCAGAAATACGATTGCGCTCGCCCGCAACCACCGCCTCTTTTTCGACAATACTCGCCAGCGTCACCCACTCTTTCAAATCCAGCTTAGTTTTCTTCTGATTCTTTTGATATATCGGCAAAGCCAACTCCTCGAAGCGACCGAGCATTTGCTTAATGACAGCTTCCGGGCTAATTGCATCGCCGTCTAGCTGATAAGTATCCGGGTACAAAAACCCTTCCAAGTGAGGCAGGCCACTCGGTAACCAAGGGTACTGAGCGTAGGGAACTTGACTCGCCACCGCCATAAAATCCTTAGCCGGGAAAAAACCTTGCGCTTCAAAATAAGCGCTCATTTGTTGCAGCGACCACCCTTCTGGAATCGTGAAACTCTGCTGTACGAC includes:
- the proB gene encoding glutamate 5-kinase, with product MTQTIVVKIGTSTLTRSTTGNLALSTIAALVEILANLRQQGHRVVLVSSGAVGVGCARLGLTERPRNIALKQAVAAVGQGRLMRVYDDLFTTLQQPIAQVLLTRGDLVQRNGYVNACNTFQQLLRLGVIPIVNENDTVAVDELKFGDNDTLSALVASLVEADWLFVLTDVDRLYSADPRSNPDAQPITLVQSMAQLTEFQVQTGDSRSGWGTGGMVTKIEAARIATASGVRTVITDGCFPGNIEKILNGESIGTQFEPQPRPVNARKHWIANVLIPAGKLYLDAGAVKAISHGGKSLLAAGIAQVEGEFQADDSVQLCDAAGKQIARGLVNYSSLELRQIQGCKSEKIAEILGYAGVETAVHRDNLVIV
- a CDS encoding YqeG family HAD IIIA-type phosphatase, whose protein sequence is MTWGKILQPDLVLGDSVMKLTADILQKYNIKGLVLDVDETLVPITAMNASPELTLWVEEIKPVVSLWLASNNLSQTRIGRIAESLNLPYITGAAKPSRRKLRKAINAMNLPVEQVAMVGDRLFTDVLAGNRLGMFTILVEPMVDAGYALRKYPVRSFEVWVSQALGASLDSRN
- the mltG gene encoding endolytic transglycosylase MltG: MSKEQMTKGSARESRKGNPQVSKWLFYLALLPAIWGVCAWQGWAWWSWASAPPKITSSLGNPAEDAAVSIQIPEGTPSQKIGRDLEAAGLIRSSSAWNMWTRWLTLQNREGGFQAGTYRLSPTQPLSAIADKIWKGEVVQQSFTIPEGWSLQQMSAYFEAQGFFPAKDFMAVASQVPYAQYPWLPSGLPHLEGFLYPDTYQLDGDAISPEAVIKQMLGRFEELALPIYQKNQKKTKLDLKEWVTLASIVEKEAVVAGERNRISGVFNNRLNKGMALGSDPTVEYALGIRQTKEKPLTFKQVETPSPYNTYINVGLPPTPIASPGIASLEATLTPEKTEYLYFMARYDGTHIFSRTQAEHDAAIAKVDQQLRSTQ